The following proteins come from a genomic window of Megalobrama amblycephala isolate DHTTF-2021 linkage group LG1, ASM1881202v1, whole genome shotgun sequence:
- the LOC125278637 gene encoding neurexophilin-1 yields MRSDHSFILLLLNGTACLLALGQEDTHLSSSSFPSSTSKSSSPAESSKTLGVLGSQGSISPLSRWVMHSRGRAANTSTMELPYRSPVPFSKQEFWEMLGSDLLKTDTDASGNSRVKRRPPIVKTGKFKKMFGWGDFYSNIKTVRLNLLITGKIVDHGNGTFSVYFRHNSTGQGNISVSLVPPVKAVEFDLERQSVVYPKDSKIFNCRIDYEKVDRSKRTSLCNYDPSKTCFQEQTQSHVSWICSKPFKVICIYISFYSTDYRLVQKVCPDYNYHNEMPYLPSG; encoded by the coding sequence CTGGCTCTAGGACAGGAAGATACCCACTTGTCATCTTCTTCCTTCCCCTCATCTACGTCAAAGTCCTCCTCCCCAGCAGAATCCTCCAAAACTCTAGGAGTTCTGGGATCTCAGGGTTCGATTTCACCCCTGAGTCGCTGGGTGATGCACAGCCGTGGCCGAGCCGCCAACACTTCCACAATGGAGCTACCCTATCGTTCTCCGGTGCCCTTTTCCAAACAGGAATTTTGGGAAATGCTGGGTAGCGACCTCCTCAAAACGGACACGGATGCGTCGGGGAACTCCCGTGTCAAGCGCCGTCCCCCGATCGTCAAAACAGGCAAATTTAAAAAGATGTTCGGCTGGGGCGACTTCTACTCTAACATCAAGACGGTGCGCCTCAACTTGCTCATCACGGGTAAGATCGTGGATCATGGGAACGGCACCTTCAGCGTCTACTTCCGTCACAATTCCACCGGCCAGGGGAACATCTCAGTCAGCCTGGTACCTCCGGTGAAGGCCGTGGAGTTCGATTTGGAGCGCCAGAGCGTGGTCTACCCTAAAGACTCAAAGATCTTCAACTGCCGCATAGACTACGAGAAGGTGGACCGCAGCAAACGCACCTCGCTCTGCAACTACGATCCCTCCAAGACCTGCTTCCAGGAGCAGACACAAAGCCACGTGTCCTGGATCTGCTCCAAACCCTTTAAGGTCATTTGTATCTACATTTCATTCTACAGCACAGACTACCGACTGGTGCAGAAGGTCTGTCCAGACTATAACTATCACAACGAGATGCCCTACCTACCTTCAGGGTAG